A window of the Candidatus Nanoarchaeia archaeon genome harbors these coding sequences:
- a CDS encoding formyltransferase family protein — translation MRNGTLDLTPLYSPKKDPMRLALFMSGTGSNVKKILDTYIEQRSSGDVSFEPVFLFTDNMESNASTIQEEYKEKGIDINLFCNPIQSYYKKANEREHALSDMDVRANYDVVQSEALKLFSVDAVCLAGYDWVVTPVICENFVTVNVHPGDLRVRGSNGRPKYRGLGWIPSAKAILAGENEVYTSVHLVTPDLDCGPLMGISEPQPLSREILDLDDRVAALGGGNIIKEIKAFMDGFNAIMDQAKPLVNGPLAAAQQRGTELPDLDQITAEKYPLYGYAKDCQERLKVHGDWVIFPKVIDSLARGKYAKDGKGSLYFDGVQIPNGWQFGVGE, via the coding sequence ATGAGAAACGGAACTTTGGATCTGACGCCACTCTACTCTCCCAAGAAGGATCCGATGAGGCTTGCCTTATTCATGTCAGGCACAGGCTCGAATGTGAAGAAGATACTTGACACGTATATTGAGCAACGCTCAAGCGGAGATGTTTCCTTTGAGCCTGTCTTTCTTTTTACTGATAATATGGAATCCAACGCCTCAACAATCCAGGAGGAGTACAAGGAGAAAGGTATTGATATCAACCTTTTCTGTAATCCTATACAAAGTTACTATAAAAAGGCGAATGAGAGGGAACACGCCCTGAGCGACATGGACGTGCGTGCCAACTATGATGTTGTCCAGAGTGAAGCCTTAAAGCTGTTTTCTGTGGATGCAGTTTGCCTCGCAGGCTATGACTGGGTGGTCACTCCTGTAATCTGCGAGAATTTTGTTACAGTCAATGTCCATCCTGGAGATTTGCGTGTCCGAGGAAGCAACGGGAGGCCGAAATACCGGGGTCTGGGCTGGATTCCTAGCGCAAAGGCTATCCTTGCAGGGGAGAATGAGGTATACACCTCTGTGCATCTCGTAACTCCTGATCTTGACTGCGGCCCTTTGATGGGTATCTCAGAGCCCCAGCCGCTTTCGCGGGAAATCCTGGATCTGGATGACAGGGTTGCGGCCTTAGGTGGTGGAAATATCATTAAGGAAATCAAAGCATTTATGGACGGGTTTAACGCCATCATGGACCAGGCCAAGCCATTGGTGAATGGGCCTCTGGCAGCAGCGCAGCAAAGAGGGACCGAGCTCCCTGACTTAGACCAGATAACTGCTGAAAAATATCCCCTTTATGGCTATGCAAAAGACTGCCAGGAGCGATTAAAGGTGCATGGAGATTGGGTCATATTTCCAAAAGTGATTGATTCATTAGCAAGAGGGAAATATGCAAAGGATGGAAAAGGCAGTCTCTATTTTGACGGTGTGCAAATCCCGAATGGATGGCAGTTTGGAGTGGGTGAGTAA